Proteins co-encoded in one Flavobacterium sp. M31R6 genomic window:
- a CDS encoding MFS transporter, which translates to MSSENSQTKWGQFIPLVIVFFFWGFVAASNDILIPVFKKAFDLTQGESQLVAFAFYIAYTVGSLIYMGVSFLIKEDLVNKIGYKNGLSLGLLISALGTLLFYPAANTGSFTLMLAGLFIVGLGFSLQQTVANPLAIALGPIKTGSQRLTLAGGVNNFGTTIGPLIVSFAIFGSSASGNTNASIESVKIPYLVLGFAFLIVAILLKFSSLPERPELIEEDDSNDKASVKTSALQYPQLVMGMIAIFLYVGVEVSTASNLPAYMESKLGFLTKDVAPYISLYWASLMIGRWTGAVEAFTENMSLLKILRFLAPYLAFGVFLAVNAMANHDLTPFYIYGLVILVLIGADMASKGNPARMLLIFSSLGILATAVGITTSGMISVYAFTSVGLFCSTLWPCIFTLAVSGLGKHTSQGSSFLIMMIMGGGFVSVFQGKIADFVGIQSSYIVGIICFAYLAFYAWKVSGILKSHGIDFDKKVSGGH; encoded by the coding sequence ATGAGTTCAGAAAATTCACAAACCAAATGGGGACAATTTATCCCCTTAGTCATCGTATTCTTCTTTTGGGGATTTGTTGCTGCAAGTAACGATATTCTTATCCCGGTTTTCAAAAAAGCATTTGATTTAACACAAGGTGAAAGTCAACTAGTAGCTTTTGCATTCTATATAGCATATACTGTTGGTTCTCTTATTTATATGGGAGTTTCTTTTTTAATTAAAGAAGATTTAGTAAACAAAATTGGATATAAAAATGGATTATCATTAGGATTACTTATATCTGCTTTGGGTACACTTTTATTTTATCCAGCTGCCAATACAGGTTCCTTTACATTAATGCTTGCTGGACTTTTTATTGTTGGATTGGGTTTCTCTCTGCAACAAACAGTTGCAAATCCATTGGCAATTGCTTTAGGCCCAATCAAAACAGGTTCACAACGTTTAACTTTAGCTGGTGGGGTTAATAATTTCGGAACTACTATTGGACCACTAATTGTTAGTTTTGCAATTTTTGGCTCAAGTGCTAGTGGTAACACCAATGCAAGTATTGAAAGTGTAAAAATTCCTTACCTCGTGTTAGGATTTGCATTTTTGATAGTTGCTATTTTATTAAAATTCTCATCATTGCCAGAGCGACCAGAGTTAATTGAAGAAGATGATTCTAACGATAAAGCTTCAGTAAAAACATCAGCATTGCAATATCCTCAATTGGTAATGGGGATGATCGCTATATTTTTATATGTTGGTGTTGAAGTATCTACAGCCAGTAATTTACCGGCTTACATGGAAAGCAAATTAGGCTTTTTAACCAAAGATGTTGCCCCATACATATCTTTATATTGGGCAAGTTTAATGATTGGTCGTTGGACTGGAGCAGTTGAAGCTTTTACAGAAAACATGAGCTTACTAAAAATATTGAGATTTCTAGCGCCTTACTTAGCATTTGGAGTGTTTTTAGCAGTAAATGCAATGGCAAATCACGATTTAACTCCTTTTTATATCTACGGACTAGTAATCTTAGTATTAATCGGAGCAGATATGGCTAGTAAAGGAAATCCTGCCAGAATGCTTCTGATTTTTTCAAGTTTAGGTATTTTGGCTACTGCTGTAGGAATAACAACTAGCGGAATGATTAGTGTATATGCTTTTACAAGTGTAGGTTTATTTTGTAGTACTTTATGGCCATGTATCTTTACTTTAGCAGTAAGTGGATTAGGTAAACACACCAGCCAAGGAAGTAGTTTCTTGATTATGATGATTATGGGTGGTGGTTTTGTTAGTGTATTTCAAGGTAAAATTGCTGATTTCGTTGGAATACAAAGCAGCTATATCGTTGGTATCATTTGTTTCGCTTATCTTGCATTTTATGCTTGGAAAGTAAGCGGTATTTTGAAATCACATGGAATTGATTTTGATAAAAAAGTATCTGGAGGACACTAA
- a CDS encoding LytTR family DNA-binding domain-containing protein: MKIKCVIIDDEPLAIKVLLNYFENFSDFEIIGTFNNSLEGLEFINSNSVDAVFLDINMPMMTGFELISLLENKTRIVITTAFREFAAESYDLEVLDYLVKPIPLPRFIKCIHKIEAEYNLKNNIKIENHRIEPHIFIKVDKKMVKINIDEILFVEGMKEYIKVVTPEKTYITHKSLTSLTEELPTDRFMRIHKSYTIALNKVKSIEGNRIQISSYTIPIGRNYSKEVKSKILE; the protein is encoded by the coding sequence ATGAAGATTAAATGTGTAATAATTGACGACGAACCTTTAGCTATAAAAGTATTGCTCAATTATTTTGAAAATTTTTCAGACTTTGAGATTATCGGTACATTTAATAATTCATTAGAAGGACTCGAATTCATAAATTCAAATAGTGTTGATGCCGTATTTCTAGATATCAACATGCCTATGATGACTGGTTTTGAATTAATCAGTTTGCTTGAAAACAAAACTCGAATCGTCATTACAACGGCTTTCAGGGAATTTGCCGCCGAAAGTTATGACTTGGAAGTATTGGATTATCTAGTAAAACCCATTCCGTTACCTCGATTTATAAAATGTATTCACAAAATTGAAGCAGAATACAATTTAAAAAATAACATCAAAATTGAAAACCATCGTATTGAACCACACATTTTTATCAAAGTCGATAAAAAAATGGTAAAAATTAATATCGATGAAATCCTTTTTGTCGAAGGGATGAAAGAATACATCAAAGTGGTCACTCCCGAAAAAACTTATATCACCCATAAATCATTAACTTCATTGACAGAAGAATTACCAACTGATCGATTTATGCGTATCCACAAATCATATACTATAGCTTTGAATAAAGTTAAATCTATTGAGGGGAATAGAATACAAATTTCATCTTATACAATTCCTATCGGCCGAAATTACAGTAAAGAAGTTAAAAGCAAAATCTTGGAATAA
- a CDS encoding sensor histidine kinase has translation MTYYIISKNIWPEANRDYRPFEINHIVAVTIGEIYVLAIASSIYLMLTWLRERDRNKAIMENQNKIKLKYLKNQIQPHFFFNTLNNLYALSLESSDKVPDVIIKLSNLMEYVLYDINDTKFVPLINEIDYMQNYIEIEKLRFENVEVAINLESDIDNIKVPPLLFISLLENAFKHGGANNEKLKIKINFRIVNSDLEFEIINNFVISPPLKTKKGIGLSNTKKRLKLIYKNNFIINQMIKFNFYIIKIQIPLYNED, from the coding sequence ATGACGTATTATATAATTTCAAAAAATATTTGGCCGGAAGCCAATAGAGACTACAGACCCTTTGAAATCAACCATATTGTCGCAGTTACTATTGGAGAAATATACGTCCTTGCAATTGCATCTTCTATTTATTTAATGCTAACTTGGCTTAGGGAAAGAGATCGCAACAAAGCGATAATGGAAAATCAAAATAAAATAAAATTAAAATATCTAAAAAATCAGATTCAGCCTCACTTCTTTTTTAATACTTTGAATAATCTGTACGCGCTTTCATTAGAGTCTTCGGATAAAGTTCCAGATGTTATCATAAAACTTTCCAATTTAATGGAATATGTTCTATACGATATAAATGACACTAAATTTGTGCCTTTGATAAATGAAATCGATTATATGCAAAATTATATCGAAATAGAAAAATTACGATTTGAAAATGTAGAAGTTGCAATAAATCTTGAATCCGATATTGATAATATTAAAGTCCCTCCATTACTTTTTATTTCACTACTAGAAAATGCCTTTAAACATGGAGGCGCAAACAATGAAAAACTAAAAATAAAAATTAATTTTAGAATTGTCAATTCAGATCTTGAATTTGAAATAATAAATAATTTTGTAATTTCACCACCTTTAAAAACAAAAAAGGGAATTGGTTTGTCCAACACTAAAAAAAGACTAAAACTAATTTACAAAAATAATTTTATCATAAACCAAATGATAAAATTCAATTTTTATATAATCAAAATACAAATACCTTTATATAATGAAGATTAA
- a CDS encoding SusC/RagA family TonB-linked outer membrane protein: MRKIFLIVMIIFTTQVTLAQVKKINGFVSDATGTPIPGANVNVKGEANGASTDFDGKFTIEVKPGATLVISYLGYETRNVVVGESSTIDVKLNSAASTALTEVVVTSLGIKKSKKSLTYSAQELKGEDLVRAKDPNLMNTIAGKIAGVAVTKSAGGTGGSTKVTIRGNSSTTNNNPLYVVDGVPMLNISSIQPNDSFGSTQGGNRDGGDVIGLLNPDDYEGMTVLKGASATALYGSQGARGVILLTSKKAKEGVSSFRASSNTTVETAAYLPKFQTSYIAKPGADESWGAAQSTPDHTRDFFDTGVTQISSFGFSTGSQNSATNISYANTSSNGVLPTNSLSKNNFSIRQMGKFFGDRLTVNANANYTSQYVTNRPTSGLYFNPLTGLYLMPRGYDFNEYKNNFEKFDPARNLMAQNWMTDRDIEQNPYWGLNRNKSKDGSQYMNGAIGLNYKVNNWLSIGSRYNYDRITSEFDKEIYATTQGTLSHPNGRYININDVSTQNYGDLIATINTKFSDDLTFFANVGTSFTKTSLNDETVLDSDPSGLGITNWFTLHNFNSNTGNYQNYGYRREQQSVFAAATFGYKNMLYVDITGRNDWSSTLANTGNMSFFYPSVGATWLISESFTMPEAITFAKVRASYAQVGNDVPAFYTSPTSAYSAANPQNINPTVGPRPGTNLKPESQDSYELGTEWRFVNNRFGIELTYYNNKTKDQLLTIPAPATNAEGYQNYAYNGGVIKNNGIEILVNAKIIDNDKFKWDATLNYSKNNNEVSGLPEELGGTVILTQPGVNSYRYSLINGRPFGVIEGINLKKDAEGRVLLNEDGSIQKTDFEEVGNANPDYMLGFNNSFKLGNYFLNFTIDGRFGGDVMSLTEAVNDQFGVSKTTGDARDAGGVDINAVYAPGTTKAGQAYAGKYNAESYYSQVGGRAGITGEYVYSATNVSLRELAFGYTFDLKNSKIFKAANLSLVGRNLFFFYKDAPFDPNISLSTGNGLQGIDVYAAPSTRSIGLNLNVTF; this comes from the coding sequence ATGAGAAAAATTTTTTTAATCGTGATGATTATTTTTACGACGCAAGTAACCCTTGCGCAGGTAAAAAAAATCAATGGTTTTGTTTCAGATGCGACGGGTACTCCGATACCAGGTGCAAATGTTAACGTAAAAGGCGAAGCCAATGGCGCCTCAACAGATTTTGACGGTAAATTTACAATTGAGGTTAAGCCTGGTGCTACATTAGTGATTTCATACTTAGGATATGAAACGCGAAATGTAGTAGTAGGAGAGTCTTCAACGATCGATGTAAAGTTGAATTCAGCAGCTTCTACTGCATTGACAGAGGTGGTTGTAACTTCATTAGGGATCAAGAAATCTAAAAAATCTTTGACCTATTCTGCGCAAGAGTTAAAAGGAGAAGATCTTGTTAGAGCGAAGGATCCGAATCTTATGAACACAATTGCTGGTAAAATTGCCGGAGTTGCCGTAACTAAAAGTGCTGGTGGTACTGGAGGTTCTACAAAAGTTACTATTCGTGGAAATTCATCTACTACAAACAACAACCCTTTATATGTTGTTGATGGTGTACCAATGTTGAATATATCTTCTATTCAGCCAAACGATTCATTTGGTTCTACTCAAGGTGGTAACCGTGATGGGGGCGATGTTATTGGTTTATTGAACCCAGATGATTATGAAGGAATGACAGTGCTTAAAGGTGCTTCTGCAACGGCTTTATATGGTAGCCAGGGTGCTAGAGGTGTAATTTTATTGACTTCTAAAAAAGCAAAAGAAGGGGTTTCATCTTTTAGAGCTTCTTCAAATACTACAGTTGAAACAGCTGCTTATTTACCTAAATTTCAAACTTCTTACATCGCTAAACCAGGAGCAGATGAATCATGGGGAGCTGCACAAAGTACACCGGATCATACAAGAGACTTTTTTGACACGGGAGTAACTCAAATATCTTCTTTTGGTTTTTCTACAGGATCTCAAAATTCTGCCACAAATATATCTTATGCCAATACTTCTTCTAATGGTGTTTTACCAACTAACAGTTTGAGTAAAAACAACTTTAGCATCAGACAAATGGGAAAATTCTTTGGAGACAGATTGACAGTAAATGCTAATGCAAATTATACTTCTCAATATGTAACAAACAGACCTACTAGTGGTTTGTATTTTAATCCGCTTACAGGTCTTTACTTGATGCCAAGAGGATATGATTTTAACGAATATAAAAATAATTTCGAAAAATTTGACCCAGCAAGAAATTTGATGGCTCAAAATTGGATGACAGACAGAGACATCGAACAAAATCCATACTGGGGATTGAATCGTAATAAATCTAAAGATGGTAGTCAATATATGAATGGGGCTATTGGATTAAATTACAAAGTTAACAACTGGCTTTCTATTGGATCAAGATATAATTATGATAGAATTACTTCAGAATTTGATAAAGAGATTTATGCAACTACACAAGGTACGTTATCACATCCAAATGGTAGATACATCAATATTAACGATGTGAGCACACAAAATTATGGTGATTTAATTGCTACAATTAACACTAAATTCAGTGACGATTTAACATTTTTTGCAAATGTAGGTACCAGTTTTACAAAAACTTCACTTAATGATGAAACAGTTTTAGATTCTGATCCATCTGGTTTAGGGATTACAAACTGGTTTACACTTCATAATTTTAATTCTAACACTGGTAATTATCAAAATTACGGATACCGTAGAGAACAACAATCTGTTTTTGCAGCAGCTACTTTTGGTTACAAAAACATGTTGTACGTAGATATTACAGGACGTAATGACTGGTCTTCTACATTGGCAAATACTGGAAACATGTCTTTCTTCTATCCTTCTGTAGGAGCAACTTGGCTTATTTCTGAAAGTTTTACAATGCCAGAAGCAATTACATTTGCTAAAGTTCGTGCTTCTTATGCGCAAGTTGGTAATGATGTTCCAGCATTCTATACTTCTCCAACTTCTGCATATTCAGCTGCAAATCCACAAAATATCAATCCAACTGTTGGTCCAAGACCAGGTACAAATTTGAAACCTGAAAGTCAAGATTCTTATGAGTTAGGTACTGAATGGAGATTTGTTAACAACAGATTTGGAATAGAATTAACGTACTATAATAATAAGACCAAAGATCAATTGCTTACAATTCCTGCTCCAGCTACAAATGCTGAAGGATACCAAAATTATGCTTATAATGGTGGTGTAATTAAAAATAACGGTATTGAGATTTTAGTTAATGCTAAAATTATAGACAATGATAAATTTAAATGGGACGCTACTTTAAACTATTCAAAAAATAACAATGAAGTTTCTGGATTACCTGAAGAATTGGGAGGTACAGTTATTTTGACTCAACCAGGAGTTAACAGCTATAGATATTCATTAATAAATGGTCGTCCATTTGGAGTTATTGAAGGGATTAATCTTAAGAAAGATGCTGAAGGTAGAGTTTTATTGAATGAAGATGGTTCAATTCAAAAAACTGATTTCGAGGAAGTAGGAAATGCAAATCCAGATTATATGTTAGGTTTTAATAACTCATTCAAATTGGGTAATTATTTCTTAAACTTTACAATTGATGGACGTTTTGGAGGAGATGTAATGAGCTTGACTGAAGCAGTAAATGATCAATTTGGTGTTTCTAAAACAACCGGAGATGCAAGAGATGCTGGTGGTGTAGATATTAATGCTGTTTATGCTCCTGGAACAACAAAAGCAGGACAAGCTTATGCTGGCAAATATAATGCAGAGAGCTACTATAGTCAAGTTGGTGGTAGAGCTGGTATAACTGGAGAGTATGTTTATAGTGCTACAAATGTAAGTTTAAGAGAATTAGCTTTTGGATATACATTTGACCTTAAAAACAGCAAAATTTTCAAAGCAGCTAATTTATCGTTAGTGGGTAGAAATTTATTCTTCTTCTACAAAGATGCACCATTTGACCCAAATATTTCTTTGAGTACAGGTAATGGTTTACAAGGGATTGATGTTTATGCAGCACCTTCTACAAGAAGTATCGGTCTTAATTTAAATGTAACTTTCTAA